Proteins from a genomic interval of Tenacibaculum sp. SZ-18:
- a CDS encoding biotin-dependent carboxyltransferase family protein, which yields MIKVISPGILTTIQDEGRSGFAHYGVPTSGAMDISSYRLANALLNNEHNSAVLEITYGNAKFEFSEDHEICISGANFTPQINNKEISLNKRIFVSKGDQLTFRNRIYGLRIYLAVKGGIHSEVKLKSRSMYNGITETFKLSKGDIISTVNLNQKLEDTYTKFKIDEEHFASSIIKCFEGPEFDLLSREQQEKLNKTTFSISPKNSRMGYMLTEKLENDLPSILSSGVLPGTVQLTPSGELIILMRDCQVTGGYPRVLQLTEEAINRLAQKTTNDLVNFRI from the coding sequence ATGAAGGTAGATCAGGGTTCGCTCATTATGGTGTTCCAACCTCCGGAGCAATGGATATAAGTTCATATCGACTAGCAAATGCTTTATTAAATAATGAACATAATTCTGCCGTACTTGAAATTACATATGGAAATGCAAAGTTTGAGTTTTCAGAAGATCATGAAATTTGTATCTCAGGAGCTAACTTCACCCCTCAAATCAACAATAAAGAAATCAGTTTAAACAAACGAATCTTTGTGTCGAAAGGAGATCAACTCACTTTTCGTAATAGAATCTACGGTCTTAGAATTTATTTGGCTGTTAAAGGAGGAATTCACTCTGAAGTAAAGTTGAAAAGTAGAAGTATGTATAATGGAATTACTGAAACATTTAAACTTAGTAAGGGCGATATAATTTCTACAGTAAATTTAAACCAAAAATTAGAAGATACATACACAAAGTTTAAAATTGACGAAGAACATTTCGCAAGTTCAATTATAAAATGTTTTGAAGGACCAGAATTTGATTTGTTATCAAGAGAACAGCAGGAGAAACTAAATAAAACAACATTTTCAATTTCTCCAAAAAATAGTAGGATGGGATATATGTTAACCGAAAAATTAGAAAATGACTTGCCTTCAATTTTGTCTTCGGGAGTTTTACCTGGAACAGTGCAATTAACTCCTTCCGGGGAATTGATAATTTTAATGAGAGACTGTCAAGTTACTGGAGGATATCCAAGAGTACTTCAATTAACGGAAGAAGCAATAAATAGATTGGCGCAAAAAACAACAAATGATCTTGTTAATTTTAGAATATAA
- a CDS encoding TlpA family protein disulfide reductase, translating into MKNVLYVFLAMLALTSCKKNDFVNFSGKITNQNSDSIVIANRQTGYNKVIKLDENGTFKDTLKVNDGYFAIFDGKQYASAYLRNGDEIVMDADGKDFINTIIFSGKGAAESNFMVKTAINQLEFNKGLIAMIELPQSEFDTKLTTYVTDFKSRLTNKVLDTAFTSAQTKNIEALEKQVKSMHEEKRYLKNELGQGKVAPKFVDYEKPDRETVSLDDLKGKYVYIDVWATWCNPCLAEIPSLQKLEKDYHDKNIQFVSISIDKRDDYFTWTDMVEEKNLGGIQLYANEDKEFPKAYRISSIPRFILIDPDGNIVNADAPRPSDPKLVELFNSLNI; encoded by the coding sequence ATGAAGAATGTATTATATGTATTCTTAGCAATGTTAGCGTTAACATCGTGTAAGAAAAATGACTTTGTTAATTTCTCAGGAAAGATAACAAATCAAAACTCAGACTCAATTGTTATTGCAAATCGTCAGACAGGATACAACAAAGTAATTAAATTGGATGAAAATGGAACTTTTAAAGACACTTTAAAAGTTAATGATGGATATTTTGCAATATTTGATGGCAAACAATATGCAAGCGCTTACTTACGCAACGGTGATGAAATTGTTATGGACGCAGATGGGAAAGATTTTATTAATACAATTATTTTTTCAGGAAAAGGTGCTGCAGAAAGCAACTTCATGGTAAAAACTGCAATTAACCAATTAGAATTTAATAAAGGCTTAATCGCTATGATTGAATTACCACAATCGGAATTCGACACAAAACTAACTACTTATGTAACTGACTTTAAATCTCGTTTAACGAATAAGGTATTAGACACTGCTTTTACTTCTGCACAGACAAAGAACATAGAAGCTTTAGAAAAACAAGTGAAGTCAATGCATGAAGAAAAAAGGTATCTAAAAAATGAATTAGGACAAGGAAAAGTGGCTCCTAAATTTGTTGATTACGAAAAGCCAGATAGAGAAACTGTTTCTTTAGATGACTTAAAAGGTAAGTATGTTTACATTGATGTTTGGGCAACTTGGTGTAACCCTTGTTTAGCTGAAATTCCATCTTTACAGAAACTTGAAAAAGATTATCACGATAAGAACATTCAATTTGTAAGTATTTCAATTGATAAAAGAGATGATTATTTCACTTGGACAGACATGGTTGAAGAAAAAAATCTTGGAGGAATTCAATTATATGCAAATGAAGATAAAGAATTTCCTAAAGCATACAGAATTAGCTCAATTCCTAGGTTTATTTTAATTGATCCTGATGGAAACATCGTTAATGCAGATGCTCCAAGGCCTTCTGACCCGAAACTTGTTGAATTATTTAATTCACTTAACATATAA